In one Serinus canaria isolate serCan28SL12 chromosome 2, serCan2020, whole genome shotgun sequence genomic region, the following are encoded:
- the SGO1 gene encoding shugoshin 1 yields the protein MAEQSRKSFKDSLSDIKQRMKEKRTQKWLKLGKTTQFSTIKAKRATNTSNKMKIIQANNRDLALSLQEHKLKLRDAEATILQLRKEYHILKAQMFDLQRNHRYQQEQGRVENRLSALNEIISKVSQNLLDSVTLLGPAKNLCSTDINQRVLSSSPGNSCSVTGPTHSIGPLKCVLEDGPVLPSGMEAGGDRNSLSKICVESDSDISFTKIIPSEGQPPDFHLNNTEPELENVSSSVKFGFGSMLPKSVSTRRRISTMRNPDLICTGVLDHLEAPYSVKELSEQDEIRLEESLEKCATENINAAVPHLNESKVDSELALRQKTSETAQFQLKRNSDLKQPECKSRENPQRRKAKHQKGKLEWPLSSQQRPGKLGKEASKEKQNFLGGISDAYDFHLEESIHLTPFRQNKADDSNTEVEDEEDSAETNTIESSSTAGDSDDSLYEPYKGKSKKRQSSVDESRMSPIHPRPRSKRCLAQHERKLCHEEETENKSSDKSFKQSSEPSRGHLCDVTNTAAVLPSSGDAEIVPEGEEPQSPKRKRRSCAVTVNYKEPSIVGKLRRGDPFTDTKFLCSPIFKLKRDAKRHSHKKDSMKISNEIIG from the exons ATGGCAGAACAATCGAGGAAGTCCTTCAAAGACAGTCTGAGTGATATAAAACAACggatgaaagagaaaagaactcAGAAATGGTTAAAGCTGGGTAAAACTACCCAGTTCTCCACCATAAAGGCCAAAAGAGCAA CCAACACCTCCAACAAAATGAAGATCATTCAAGCAAACAACAGAGATCTGGCTCTATCCTTGCAAGAGCACAAGCTCAAACTGAGGGATGCTGAAGCTACCATTCTTCAGCTAAGGAAAGAATATCACATTTTGAAGGCTCAGATGTTTGATTTGCAAAGAAATCATAGGTACCAGCAAGAACAAGGACGTGTGGag AACCGACTGTCAGCCTTGAATGAGATAATTTCCAAAGTCTCTCAGAATTTACTGGACTCAGTCACTCTCCTTGGCCCAGCAAAGAACTTGTGTTCCACAGACATA AATCAAAGAGTGCTTTCTTCAAGTCCTGGAAACAGTTGCAGTGTCACAGGACCAACACATTCAAT AGGACCTCTGAAGTGTGTTCTTGAAGATGGTCCTGTACTTCCAAGCGGGATGGAAGCTGGTGGTGACAGAAATTCTTTGTCAAAGATCTGTGTGGAATCTGACAGTGACATTTCCTTTACCAAAATAATTCCAAGCGAAG GACAGCCACCTGATTTTCATCTGAACAACACCgagccagagctggaaaatgtttcttcaaGTGTAAAGTTTGGATTTGGTAGCATGTTACCAAAAAGTGTATCCACCAGACGTCGCATTTCGACGATGAGGAACCCTGATTTAATTTGTACTGGTGTCTTGGACCATTTAGAAGCACCCTATTCAGTAAAAGAACTTTCTGAACAGGATGAAATTAGGCTTGAGGAAAGTCTAGAGAAGTGTgctacagaaaatataaatgcagCTGTTCCTCACTTGAATGAAAGCAAGGTTGATTCAGAGCTGGCATTGAGGCAGAAAACTTCTGAAACTGCACAGTTCCAATTGAAACGTAATTCTGATCTTAAACAACCGGAGtgtaaaagcagagaaaacccTCAAcgaaggaaagcaaagcatcagaaaggaaaactggaaTGGCCACTTAGTTCCCAACAAAGACCAGGAAAACTGGGTAAAGAAGCTtctaaagaaaagcagaatttcttgGGTGGCATCAGTGATGCTTATGACTTTCATTTGGAAGAGAGTATCCATCTTACACCTTTTCGACAAAACAAGGCAGATGACAGCAATACTGAAGTGGAGGATGAAGAAGACTCAGCTGAAACCAATACCATTGAGTCAAGCAGTACTGCAGGTGACTCAGATGACAGCCTCTATGAGCCTTACAAGGGTAAatcaaagaaaaggcaaagttCAGTGGATGAGAGCCGTATGTCACCAATCCATCCAAGGCCAAGGTCTAAAAGATGTTTGGCACAGCATGAGCGGAAGCTCTGTCATGAAgaagagactgaaaacaaaTCAAGTGATAAGTCTTTTA AGCAGTCTTCTGAGCCATCTCGTGGGCATCTCTGTGATGTTACCAATACAGCTGCAgtgctccccagctctggggatgcaGAAATTGTCCCTGAAGGTGAAGAACCTCAGTCTCCAAAACGCAAACGGCGAAGCTGTGCTGTTACTGTGAACTACAAAGAACCGAGTATTGTAGG gAAACTCAGGAGAGGAGATCCATTTACAGATACTAAGTTCCTGTGTTCTCCAATTTTCAAGCTGAAAAGAGATGCTAAGCGACATTCCCATAAGAAAGATTCTATGAAAATATCCAATGAGATAATTGGTTAG